The following are encoded in a window of Ictalurus punctatus breed USDA103 chromosome 13, Coco_2.0, whole genome shotgun sequence genomic DNA:
- the pank1b gene encoding pantothenate kinase 3, protein MENAKTPEHNGAPTHYTNGLLNGFHPAQSSPSGGGVSVGIGIGGGGGGGGDDSGPNCSGGHNGIENFHHLHHQDVAHSNGSPAKRCRLRRRMDSGRKHRPPFPWFGMDIGGTLVKLVYFEPKDITAEEEQEEVESLKSIRRYLTSNVAYGNTGIRDVHLELKNLIMCGRKGNLHFIRFPTHDMHSFIQMGRDKNFSSLHTTLCATGGGAYKFEEDFRMVANLELQKLDELDCLIQGLLYVDSVGFNGHPECYFFQNPSDPENCVKRPCCLDNPFPMLLVNIGSGVSILAVYSKDNYKRVTGTSLGGGTFLGLCCLLTGCETFEEALEMAAKGDSTNVDKLVKDIYGGDYERFGLQGSAVASSFGHMMSKERRDSISKEDLARATLVTITNNIGSIARMCAVNEKIERVVFVGNFLRINTVSTKLLAYAMDFWSKGQLKALFLEHEGYFGAVGAFLELLKMTDDL, encoded by the exons ATGGAGAACGCCAAAACACCCGAGCATAATGGAGCACCTACACACTACACGAACGGTCTGCTGAACGGATTTCACCCGGCTCAGTCTAGTCCGAGCGGAGGAGGTGTTAGTgtcggtatcggtatcggtggtggaggtggaggaggaggcgATGACAGTGGCCCGAACTGTAGTGGTGGCCATAATGGTATCGAAAATTTCCACCATCTTCACCATCAGGATGTCGCCCACAGCAACGGCTCTCCTGCCAAACGCTGCAGACTCCGCAGACGGATGGACTCGGGAAGAAAACACCGACCTC CCTTCCCGTGGTTTGGCATGGATATTGGAGGAACTCTGGTGAAGCTGGTCTACTTCGAACCAAAGGACATCACAGCTgaagaggagcaggaggaagtGGAGAGCCTGAAGAGTATCCGCCGCTACCTAACCTCCAACGTGGCCTATGGCAACACGGGCATCCGTGACGTGCACCTGGAGCTGAAGAACCTGATAATGTGTGGCCGCAAAGGCAACCTGCACTTCATCCGCTTTCCCACTCACGACATGCACAGCTTCATCCAGATGGGCCGTGACAAGAACTTCTCCAGCCTGCACACCACGCTGTGTGCTACCGGAGGGGGAGCCTACAAGTTTGAGGAGGATTTCCGGAtg gtgGCGAATCTGGAGCTGCAGAAGCTGGATGAGCTGGACTGTCTGATCCAGGGCCTGCTCTACGTCGACTCTGTCGGTTTCAACGGCCACCCGGAGTGCTACTTTTTCCAAAACCCCTCTGATCCTGAAAACTGTGTCAAGAGGCCATGTTGCCTTGACAATCCCTTTCCCATGTTGCTGGTAAACATTGGCTCGGGGGTCAGCATCCTGGCAGTTTACTCCAAAGACAATTACAAACGGGTCACAGGCACCAG TTTGGGAGGGGGTACGTTTCTCGGCTTGTGCTGCCTGCTGACCGGCTGTGAGACGTTCGAGGAGGCTTTAGAAATGGCGGCTAAAGGGGATAGTACAAACGTTGACAAGCTGGTAAAAGACATTTACGGTGGTGATTACGAGCGCTTTGGTCTTCAGGGGTCTGCTGTAGCATCCAG TTTTGGTCATATGATGAGCAAGGAAAGACGTGACAGCATCAGCAAAGAAGACTTAGCCAGAGCTACTCTTGTCACCATAACGAACAACATTGGTTCCATTGCCCGCATGTGTGCTGTGAATGAG aaAATTGAAAGAGTTGTATTTGTTGGGAATTTCCTGCGAATCAACACAGTTTCTACAAAGCTGCTAGCTTATGCCATGGACTTTTGGTCAAAAGGACAGTTGAAAGCCCTGTTTTTGGAGCATGAA GGTTATTTTGGGGCTGTTGGTGCCTTCCTAGAGCTACTGAAGATGACTGATGACCTCTGA